Below is a genomic region from Delftia tsuruhatensis.
GACGGAGACGATGACGAGTACTGCCCATTCACCGCCAACCGAGAGCCTGCTGGCCAAGCTCGCCCACCACGCCTATCGCATCCGGCGCTTCGCGCTGCGCATGGGCGAGGTGCAGGGCCAGGGCTACATCGGCCAGGCCCTCGGCATGGCCGACGTGCTGGCCACCGCGTACTGCCACGCAATGAACCTGCGCCCTGACCAGCCTGAATGGCCTGGCCGCGATCGCTTTCTGCTCTCGCACGGGCACTACGCCATTGCGTTGTACGCGGCACTTCTGGAGGCTGGCGTACTGCCCGAGGACGAACTCGAGAGCTATGGCTGCGACGACAGCCGCCTGCCCATGTCCGGCATGGCCACGTACACCCCGGGCATGGAGATATCGGGCGGATCCTTGGGCCAGGGCCTGCCGATCGCCGTCGGCATCGCCTTGGGCCTGCGGCTTCAGGGCAACCCTGCCTTTGTCTACAACTCGATGTCCGACGGCGAACTCGACGAGGGCTCGACCTGGGAGGCCGCCATGTCCGCGGCACATCACCAGCTGGGCAACCTGATCACGCTGGTGGACGTCAATCGCCAGCAGGCCGACGGCCACTCGCATGAGGTGCTCGGCTTCGAGCCCCTGGCGGACAAGTGGGCCTCCTTCGGTTGGCACGTGCGGCGCATCAACGGCAACGACCTCGGCGCCGTGGTCCATGCCTTCGACGAGGCCCGCGCGCTGACCCGGCCGGTGCCCCGGGTCATCCTTCTGGACACCTTGATGGGCAAAGGCGTGCCTTTCCTCGAATCGCGCGAGAAGAACCACTTCATCCGGGTGGAGCCGGGCGAGTGGCAGCAAGCCATCCGGATGCTCGACGCCACCTACGAAGAAGGAGCCACGCAATGAATGCCGCCATCACTCCCAGGCCCCGGCTGACGACCTCCGCGATGATCGCGTCCATCGCCAGCGAGGGGCAGCGCACCCGGTCCGCGCCGTTCGGCCACGCCTTGGCCGCGCTGGCCGAAGAGCGCCCCGACATCGTGGGCATGACCGCCGACCTGTCCAAGTACACCGACCTGCACATTTTCCAGCAGGCCCATCCGCAGCGCTTCTTCCAGATGGGCATGGCCGAGCAGTTGCTGATGGGGGCCGCAGGCGGCATGGCGAAGACCGGCCTGACCCCCTTCGCGACGACCTATGCCGTGTTTGCCACCCGGCGCGCCTACGACTTCATTCACCAGGTGATCGCCGAAGAGAACCTCGACGTGAAGATCTGCGCGGCATTGCCCGGACTCACCACCGGCTATGGCCCCAGCCATCAGGCGACCGAAGACCTTGCGCTCATGCGCGCCATCCCCGGGATGACCGTGATCGACCCCTGCGATGCGCTGGACACCGAACAGGCGGTGGCCGCGATGGCGCAGCACCGCGGACCGGTCTACATGCGCCTGCTGCGTGGCAAGGTGCCGCTGGTGCTGGACGAATACGACTATCGATTCGAGTGGGGCAAAGCCAAGCTTGTGCGCGACGGAAAGGATGTACTGATCATCTCCTCGGGCATCCTGACCATGCGGGCACTGGAGGCCATGGAGCTCATGGCCGACGGCACCGCCGAGGTCGCCGTGCTGCACGTGCCCACGATCAAGCCGCTGGACGTGGAGACGATCGTGGCGCAATGCCGCCGGCCGGGCCGCCTGGTGGTGGTCGCCGAGAACCACAGCACGGTGGGCGGCCTGGGCGAGGCCGTGGCCACCACGCTGCTGCGTGCGGGCGTACACCCTGCATTCCGCCAGATCGCGCTGCCCGACCGGTTCCTCGACGCTGGCGCGCTCCCCACCCTGCACGACCGCTACGGGATTTCCGCACAGTCGATCGTGGCCCAGATCAAGGCCTGGCTGGGCTGAAGGACATGCCGATCATGAAAGTCTCATTCATCGGAATCGGCGCCATCGGCTTGCCGATGGCCCTGCGGATCCAGCAGGCCGGCCACGACGTCACAGGCGTCGACGTGTCGCAGGCATCTCTTGACAACGCGCAGCACCACGGGCTTGCCGCTGTCCCCGGACATCAGGCGGCGCCCCGCGCCGACGTCGTGGTCGTCATGGTGGCAACGCCTGGCCAGCTCGAGAGCCTGGTGCGGCAGGTGGGCGATGCAGCCGGCGGCCAGCTCTGGATCATCATGTCCACCGTAGGCCCGGACAGTGTGCGTGCACAGGGCGAGGCCCTGCGCAGGGTCGGTGCGCGCGTGGTCGATGCGCCGGTGACCGGCGGCGTCGCCCGGGCCCGCACGGGCAGCCTGGTGCTTTTCGCCGCGGGCGAAGTGGATGACATCCAGCGGGCCGATGCTGTCCTTCGGGCCATGGGCACGCCTTTGCATGTGGGCGGGCGGCTGGGCGACGGCCAGGCCATCAAGGTGGTCAACCAGCACCTGTGTTCCGTGCACCTGGTCGCGGCAGCCGAGGCATTGAATCTGGCCCGGGGCCTGGGCCTTGATCCTGCGGCCGTCCTGCCCCTCATCGAGAAGGGCGCCGCGGGCTCCTGGATGCTGAGTGACCGCGGCCCGCGCATGCTCCAGGGCACCGACGCCGAGGTCACCAGCGCCGTCACCATCTTCGTGAAGGACAGCGGCCTGGTGGCGGCGGCCGCCGAGGCCGCCAAAGTCGAAGTCCCCCTGCTGGCCCAGGCCCATGACCGCTTTCAGCGCGCCGCCAATGCCGG
It encodes:
- a CDS encoding transketolase — its product is MTSTAHSPPTESLLAKLAHHAYRIRRFALRMGEVQGQGYIGQALGMADVLATAYCHAMNLRPDQPEWPGRDRFLLSHGHYAIALYAALLEAGVLPEDELESYGCDDSRLPMSGMATYTPGMEISGGSLGQGLPIAVGIALGLRLQGNPAFVYNSMSDGELDEGSTWEAAMSAAHHQLGNLITLVDVNRQQADGHSHEVLGFEPLADKWASFGWHVRRINGNDLGAVVHAFDEARALTRPVPRVILLDTLMGKGVPFLESREKNHFIRVEPGEWQQAIRMLDATYEEGATQ
- a CDS encoding transketolase family protein, with translation MNAAITPRPRLTTSAMIASIASEGQRTRSAPFGHALAALAEERPDIVGMTADLSKYTDLHIFQQAHPQRFFQMGMAEQLLMGAAGGMAKTGLTPFATTYAVFATRRAYDFIHQVIAEENLDVKICAALPGLTTGYGPSHQATEDLALMRAIPGMTVIDPCDALDTEQAVAAMAQHRGPVYMRLLRGKVPLVLDEYDYRFEWGKAKLVRDGKDVLIISSGILTMRALEAMELMADGTAEVAVLHVPTIKPLDVETIVAQCRRPGRLVVVAENHSTVGGLGEAVATTLLRAGVHPAFRQIALPDRFLDAGALPTLHDRYGISAQSIVAQIKAWLG
- a CDS encoding NAD(P)-dependent oxidoreductase, encoding MKVSFIGIGAIGLPMALRIQQAGHDVTGVDVSQASLDNAQHHGLAAVPGHQAAPRADVVVVMVATPGQLESLVRQVGDAAGGQLWIIMSTVGPDSVRAQGEALRRVGARVVDAPVTGGVARARTGSLVLFAAGEVDDIQRADAVLRAMGTPLHVGGRLGDGQAIKVVNQHLCSVHLVAAAEALNLARGLGLDPAAVLPLIEKGAAGSWMLSDRGPRMLQGTDAEVTSAVTIFVKDSGLVAAAAEAAKVEVPLLAQAHDRFQRAANAGLGARDDSRVIETWQ